In Methanomicrobium antiquum, one DNA window encodes the following:
- a CDS encoding ArsR family transcriptional regulator encodes MTGHIRIVNDPLDLVPLLITFSNSEFKSIYTQLSKNWMTEEELSADYEIGKVKDCIAILKKGNLVEEQWRMPKPGEKPSKEYKTTYSKFRANFQCTMDDLGDIINISISADESLRDLVDDIEKDVRAGNSSVNDLARKYSVSPVFVKGLAKRLPILDVKGQGLVFVEDKG; translated from the coding sequence TTGACGGGGCATATTAGAATTGTTAATGATCCTCTTGATCTTGTTCCGCTTCTGATAACATTCAGCAACTCAGAATTTAAGAGCATATATACTCAGCTCAGCAAAAACTGGATGACTGAAGAGGAGCTTTCAGCGGATTATGAAATTGGTAAAGTAAAAGACTGTATTGCTATCCTTAAAAAAGGCAATCTCGTTGAAGAACAGTGGAGAATGCCAAAACCTGGAGAAAAACCATCCAAGGAATACAAAACAACTTATAGTAAATTCCGTGCCAATTTCCAGTGTACAATGGATGATTTGGGAGATATAATCAATATTTCAATATCTGCTGACGAATCCTTAAGAGATCTTGTAGATGATATTGAAAAGGATGTAAGAGCAGGTAATTCATCTGTTAATGATCTTGCGAGGAAATACAGTGTAAGTCCTGTTTTCGTAAAGGGTCTTGCAAAACGCCTGCCGATACTTGATGTAAAAGGACAGGGGCTGGTTTTTGTTGAAGATAAGGGATAA